In a genomic window of Thermoproteus tenax Kra 1:
- a CDS encoding ABC transporter ATP-binding protein, which translates to MKVIEIENLFVKYLDPPRLALKGISLSVEEGDFILLVGRTGSGKSTLINSINGVIPNVIKAEARGRISVFGKDPRESPVYKTALDVGTVYQVPESQIFALVVEDDVAFGLENRGMPPEEMRGRVREALELVGLWRKRDHPTFLLSGGEKQRLVIASILALKPKVLILDEPTSMLDAIGTEEVFQLLRKLNEEGMTIIVAEHKVEYLLPFVDRVVALENGVIALDEEPHRAVAKGLAKFGVEEPQVAALHRAAKPDDALCPITVEEFFEVDKDVKIEVISEREAPSGEAIVKANGVVFKYPGNEEPTLRGVDLEIPEGAVVSVVGPNGSGKSTLMYLLVGLYRPTAGSVEIAGRAPADLSGAERVRLVGYAFQDPDQMLMNVTVRAEIEMSLRLAGYRGRALKSVAEQVAKELGIGDLLERSPHKLSVGQRRLVSLAAVLAPSPRVLILDEPTRGLDRETAEVTMKYLMSIRRERRMTIIMVSHDMRQVGDYSELVYVMYGGRIAYKGSPEDVFAEAEKHREWGLSAPQVYWVTRRHGKRSASLKFVRAYV; encoded by the coding sequence ATGAAAGTAATAGAAATCGAGAATCTTTTTGTCAAATATTTGGATCCTCCCAGACTTGCCCTTAAAGGGATCAGCCTGTCTGTTGAGGAGGGGGATTTCATCCTCCTGGTGGGGAGAACCGGCTCGGGCAAATCAACGTTGATTAACTCAATAAATGGAGTTATCCCGAACGTCATAAAGGCTGAGGCCAGGGGGAGAATATCGGTGTTTGGCAAAGATCCCAGGGAGTCTCCAGTTTACAAAACGGCGTTGGACGTCGGCACGGTATATCAAGTCCCCGAGAGCCAGATCTTCGCGCTAGTGGTAGAGGACGATGTGGCATTCGGCCTAGAGAATAGGGGCATGCCGCCCGAGGAGATGAGGGGGAGGGTCAGAGAGGCGTTAGAGCTGGTGGGCCTGTGGAGGAAGAGAGACCATCCGACGTTCTTGCTCAGCGGCGGCGAGAAACAGCGGCTGGTCATAGCCTCCATTCTGGCGCTGAAACCCAAGGTCTTGATACTTGACGAGCCCACCTCTATGTTGGACGCAATAGGCACCGAGGAGGTCTTCCAGCTCCTGCGCAAGTTGAACGAGGAGGGCATGACAATAATCGTTGCCGAGCATAAAGTTGAGTATTTGTTGCCCTTTGTGGACAGAGTTGTGGCGTTGGAGAACGGCGTGATAGCCCTGGATGAGGAGCCCCACAGAGCTGTAGCTAAGGGCTTGGCCAAGTTCGGTGTTGAGGAGCCGCAAGTGGCCGCTCTGCATCGTGCGGCCAAGCCTGACGACGCGCTCTGTCCCATAACTGTAGAGGAATTCTTCGAAGTGGACAAAGACGTTAAAATCGAGGTGATATCAGAGCGAGAGGCGCCATCGGGCGAGGCTATAGTCAAGGCCAACGGCGTTGTCTTCAAGTATCCGGGCAACGAGGAGCCTACGCTCAGAGGCGTCGATCTGGAGATACCTGAGGGCGCCGTCGTAAGCGTGGTAGGCCCGAACGGCTCCGGTAAGAGCACTCTGATGTATTTGCTCGTCGGCCTGTACAGGCCGACCGCAGGCTCGGTGGAGATAGCCGGGAGGGCCCCGGCCGATCTGTCCGGCGCTGAGAGAGTGAGGTTGGTGGGCTACGCCTTTCAAGACCCCGACCAGATGCTTATGAACGTGACAGTTAGGGCGGAGATAGAGATGTCCCTGAGGTTGGCGGGATACAGAGGGAGGGCGCTCAAAAGCGTGGCGGAACAAGTGGCCAAAGAGTTGGGCATAGGCGATCTGCTCGAGAGAAGCCCCCACAAGCTCTCCGTGGGGCAGAGGCGGTTAGTCAGCCTGGCCGCCGTCCTGGCGCCGTCGCCGAGAGTGCTCATACTCGACGAGCCAACGCGGGGGCTTGATAGAGAGACTGCGGAGGTCACTATGAAGTACCTAATGTCGATAAGGAGGGAGCGCCGAATGACCATAATCATGGTCAGTCACGACATGAGACAAGTCGGTGATTACAGCGAGCTTGTCTACGTCATGTACGGCGGAAGGATAGCCTACAAGGGATCTCCCGAGGACGTCTTCGCCGAGGCTGAGAAACATAGAGAGTGGGGCTTAAGCGCGCCGCAAGTGTACTGGGTCACGAGGCGCCACGGGAAGAGATCGGCGAGTTTAAAGTTTGTAAGAGCCTATGTCTGA
- a CDS encoding ATP-dependent glucokinase, with protein sequence MILAIDVGATWTRVLLVSRDGRVERREKFRTDESPVEKAARLVEGWEFEAIGVGSIGPMDLRRGWVTASPNSPSKSFPLVEPLLKFKRPVYVANDCVAAAWGEYVLGGWGVDNLAYLTLSTGLGVGAVVNGHLILGKEGNAHELGHAVLDVRGDVKCGCGGLGHWEAMAGGANIPSYFRVFAARLGLRAPEVRTAEDVFKLYREGDRVAQMFVDHWVDVNAAGIATITAAYDPEVLVVGGSIALNHWDLVEAAVDRLKKYTPLTPPALEKAKFGDDEVAMGAAALAIRPPDTLKKFGYPRF encoded by the coding sequence ATGATCTTGGCCATCGACGTAGGCGCCACTTGGACTAGAGTCCTTCTGGTGAGCAGAGATGGGCGAGTGGAGAGGAGGGAGAAGTTCCGAACCGACGAGAGCCCGGTTGAGAAGGCAGCGAGACTGGTCGAGGGCTGGGAGTTCGAGGCCATCGGCGTGGGCTCCATCGGGCCCATGGACCTCAGGAGGGGCTGGGTTACTGCGTCTCCCAATTCGCCCTCAAAGAGCTTTCCCCTGGTTGAGCCTTTGCTTAAGTTCAAGAGGCCGGTCTACGTGGCCAACGACTGCGTTGCCGCCGCCTGGGGCGAGTATGTGCTGGGCGGCTGGGGCGTAGACAACCTGGCGTATCTGACTCTTTCCACAGGCTTGGGCGTAGGAGCAGTGGTGAACGGCCATCTGATCTTGGGCAAGGAGGGCAACGCCCACGAGTTGGGCCACGCCGTGTTGGACGTTAGGGGGGACGTAAAATGCGGCTGCGGCGGCTTGGGCCACTGGGAGGCTATGGCTGGCGGGGCCAATATACCTAGCTATTTCAGAGTGTTCGCCGCTAGGTTGGGCCTCAGGGCGCCCGAGGTTAGAACGGCGGAAGATGTATTCAAGCTGTACAGAGAGGGGGACCGTGTGGCTCAGATGTTCGTAGACCACTGGGTGGACGTAAACGCCGCCGGCATCGCCACGATAACTGCGGCCTACGACCCCGAGGTTCTCGTGGTGGGCGGGTCTATAGCTCTAAATCATTGGGATCTGGTGGAGGCCGCGGTCGACCGTCTTAAGAAGTATACTCCTCTGACGCCGCCGGCGCTGGAGAAGGCAAAGTTCGGCGACGACGAGGTGGCGATGGGCGCAGCCGCCCTCGCCATAAGGCCGCCGGATACTCTGAAGAAGTTCGGGTATCCCAGATTCTGA
- a CDS encoding NADH-quinone oxidoreductase subunit C, with amino-acid sequence MSAKLPPKCPQAADHALLPKLKEALGNALLQHGVSADGYLCIIVPADKIREVAQRLKELGFDHTLSVSAMDYMEEKKFVVMYTFASYLSPELKGHLLNVRAEIPRDNPHIASIADIFPSADYDERECHEMFGIWFDGNPHMGKRFLLDPDCCIDEKTGKPLYPLRRDFKVPEWGLFG; translated from the coding sequence ATGTCGGCCAAGCTGCCGCCCAAGTGTCCCCAAGCCGCCGACCACGCCCTGTTGCCTAAACTGAAGGAGGCCCTCGGCAACGCCTTATTACAACACGGAGTCTCGGCGGACGGCTATCTATGCATTATAGTTCCCGCCGACAAGATCAGAGAGGTTGCACAGAGGCTGAAGGAGCTCGGCTTCGACCACACGCTCTCTGTGAGCGCCATGGACTACATGGAGGAGAAGAAGTTCGTGGTCATGTACACCTTCGCGTCGTATCTGTCGCCTGAGCTCAAGGGCCACCTTCTGAATGTGAGGGCGGAGATACCGAGGGACAATCCGCACATAGCCTCGATAGCCGACATCTTCCCCTCGGCTGATTACGATGAGAGGGAGTGCCACGAGATGTTCGGCATATGGTTCGACGGCAATCCGCACATGGGCAAGCGCTTCCTGCTGGACCCTGACTGTTGTATAGACGAGAAGACCGGCAAGCCGCTATATCCGCTAAGGCGCGACTTCAAGGTGCCCGAGTGGGGTCTCTTCGGCTGA
- a CDS encoding NADH-quinone oxidoreductase subunit B: protein MSVAHSLKEYVLKQTKLDRVIRWGIKWSMWPVHLVTSCCGVEVAHVSGPVFDAERWGVLPFNTMRQTNVILVEGTITRKMAKVLKWVYEQMPEPKFVIAMGACAIRGGLFWNSYHVTQVDTIVPVDAYIPGCPPTPEAVIRAFFMVGNKILGKPGPEIQPIKVDLTPYLPQPKPAAKPAAKPAQQLAQTPQQAA, encoded by the coding sequence GTGTCGGTAGCGCACAGCCTTAAGGAATATGTTTTGAAACAGACCAAACTGGACAGAGTGATCAGATGGGGCATCAAGTGGTCGATGTGGCCTGTGCATTTGGTGACGAGCTGTTGCGGCGTGGAGGTGGCCCACGTGTCAGGCCCCGTCTTTGACGCCGAGAGGTGGGGAGTTCTGCCCTTCAACACTATGAGGCAGACCAACGTCATACTTGTCGAGGGCACTATCACTAGGAAGATGGCCAAGGTTCTCAAGTGGGTCTACGAGCAGATGCCTGAGCCCAAGTTCGTGATAGCCATGGGCGCATGCGCCATAAGAGGCGGCCTCTTCTGGAACTCGTACCACGTCACACAGGTTGATACAATAGTGCCGGTGGACGCGTATATACCTGGCTGTCCGCCGACGCCCGAGGCCGTCATAAGGGCGTTCTTCATGGTCGGCAATAAGATATTGGGCAAGCCGGGCCCCGAGATCCAACCTATAAAAGTGGATCTAACGCCGTATCTGCCTCAGCCGAAGCCAGCAGCTAAGCCGGCCGCCAAGCCGGCGCAACAGTTGGCGCAAACGCCTCAACAAGCGGCGTAG
- a CDS encoding glycosyltransferase: MAVAVLLAIIAASIALTGVGLYREWKFWSSDERFPQSCKSVDVIVPLKGAPQGLEENLSAIVGQRTTARPRYIFVVDDEGDPAYSLASKFGEVVVAGRRDDVPGKSWALARALGRVSGDCVVLADDDIRPGPQWLESLTAPLSTYEASTTYRWYVGRGLCTRARAAVSNTAFTAMQHPKSRFLWGGSMALRREVVHKGGLPERLPRYISDDYAVYETVRELGGRIWFSKAAIAPTPDPECRWKDMFKWAVRQILMVKWYSRRGWIAGLVIYTLGFVFGIVVPTAGLALGEPALSLGFVLPLLNLAKDFVRARGVERWTGVRTRAGEVLATWALGNLVIPATIWASAFVKCVVWRGRRYCEGDAKRLVVNFK; encoded by the coding sequence GTGGCCGTCGCAGTGTTGTTGGCCATCATAGCGGCCTCGATCGCTCTGACGGGGGTCGGCCTCTACCGAGAGTGGAAGTTCTGGTCCTCCGACGAGCGTTTCCCACAGTCGTGTAAAAGCGTGGACGTGATAGTGCCCCTCAAGGGCGCTCCCCAGGGCTTGGAGGAAAACCTATCGGCGATAGTCGGCCAGAGGACGACGGCGCGCCCCAGATACATCTTCGTGGTAGACGACGAGGGAGACCCGGCGTATTCCCTGGCCTCTAAATTCGGCGAAGTGGTTGTGGCGGGCAGAAGGGACGACGTGCCTGGGAAGAGCTGGGCGCTGGCGAGGGCTCTCGGGAGAGTCTCGGGTGACTGCGTGGTTTTAGCCGACGACGATATAAGGCCCGGCCCACAGTGGCTGGAATCGCTCACAGCCCCGCTCTCGACATACGAGGCGTCTACGACCTATAGATGGTATGTGGGCAGAGGCCTGTGCACGCGGGCTAGAGCTGCCGTGAGCAACACGGCGTTTACGGCCATGCAACACCCCAAGTCTAGGTTCCTCTGGGGCGGCTCCATGGCTTTGAGGAGGGAGGTGGTGCACAAGGGCGGCCTGCCCGAGAGGCTGCCTAGGTATATAAGCGATGACTACGCAGTATATGAGACTGTCAGAGAGCTTGGGGGGAGGATCTGGTTCTCCAAGGCGGCAATTGCGCCGACTCCGGACCCCGAGTGTAGATGGAAGGACATGTTCAAGTGGGCCGTGAGACAGATACTGATGGTGAAGTGGTACTCCAGAAGGGGGTGGATCGCGGGGCTCGTAATATATACACTGGGCTTTGTTTTCGGCATCGTTGTGCCAACAGCTGGGTTGGCCTTAGGTGAGCCCGCGCTCTCCCTAGGCTTCGTCCTCCCTCTATTGAACTTAGCCAAGGACTTCGTTAGAGCCAGAGGGGTCGAGAGATGGACTGGTGTGAGGACGCGCGCGGGCGAGGTCTTGGCCACTTGGGCTCTGGGCAATCTAGTGATACCAGCGACGATCTGGGCCTCGGCGTTTGTGAAATGCGTGGTCTGGAGGGGGCGGAGATACTGTGAGGGGGACGCCAAGAGGCTCGTAGTGAACTTTAAGTAG
- a CDS encoding extracellular solute-binding protein, which yields MRRSLAIYIVVAIVVVAVAATVLWFYQAQSAPSAPAPQTQSTTAQVSGTLTVLVPTGDPTLMPYIQLAANEFMKKYPNVKVIIEPVPFGQMVQTALTALQNKNPDPSLIIFYPSQASTLGPYLADLRPYFNSGLFNKSDIPMSALVSVVMVSRNGTITKIFGVPFQMVFGYVLVYRKSIFDNATLQAEFKQEYGFDLNPLTWSSWNQLIDAAEFLQSKHVAKYALLFPDGLQQAIFNGFITVFYTYALNDSCVGIPADVAKGAVPTQGYWAYFRYTANGAINITVGCPSFLQALRTYKKLVQFQPPITVQAMEYDQLRDLFLTGDYAMVAAWTSFIPIYNNASISKVAGDIAIAPLPGGRNPYGTGLAPTFIGINPYAKNPDLAAQFIAFLISPEMYKLGAEKVGFVPATISGIEAASQVPSMSWLRPFVPLLKAGANVTDIQRLTLVNRVTNFFTDLRPYFINQVANYLRGQQDAETTQLNIYNTWLNIMKVS from the coding sequence ATGCGTCGGAGCTTAGCGATCTATATTGTAGTTGCCATAGTCGTAGTAGCCGTAGCAGCAACAGTGCTATGGTTTTACCAAGCTCAAAGCGCCCCCTCGGCGCCTGCGCCCCAGACTCAGTCCACGACAGCTCAAGTCTCTGGCACGCTTACCGTGCTTGTCCCTACAGGCGACCCAACGTTGATGCCCTACATACAGCTAGCCGCCAACGAGTTTATGAAGAAGTACCCAAACGTCAAGGTAATAATAGAGCCTGTGCCGTTTGGCCAGATGGTGCAGACGGCCTTAACCGCGCTCCAGAACAAAAACCCTGATCCATCTCTAATAATATTCTACCCCTCACAAGCCTCAACTCTGGGCCCCTACCTCGCCGATCTGAGACCCTACTTCAACAGCGGCCTCTTCAATAAGTCCGACATACCGATGAGCGCTCTAGTATCGGTTGTTATGGTATCTAGGAACGGCACTATTACGAAGATCTTCGGAGTCCCGTTCCAAATGGTTTTCGGCTACGTCTTAGTTTACAGAAAGTCTATCTTTGACAACGCAACTCTACAGGCTGAGTTCAAACAAGAGTATGGGTTTGATCTAAACCCACTTACGTGGTCCTCATGGAACCAGCTCATAGACGCGGCAGAGTTTCTCCAGTCTAAACACGTTGCCAAATACGCATTATTGTTCCCAGATGGGCTACAACAAGCTATATTCAACGGCTTTATCACGGTATTCTATACTTATGCATTAAACGACTCATGCGTAGGTATACCTGCCGATGTCGCCAAAGGCGCCGTTCCGACACAGGGTTACTGGGCCTACTTTAGATATACCGCCAATGGCGCCATCAACATAACTGTGGGGTGTCCATCGTTTCTCCAAGCCCTAAGGACGTACAAGAAATTGGTACAGTTCCAGCCGCCTATAACTGTCCAAGCCATGGAGTACGACCAGCTAAGGGACCTCTTTCTCACCGGTGATTACGCCATGGTGGCCGCGTGGACCAGCTTTATACCTATATATAACAACGCCTCAATATCTAAGGTAGCAGGCGATATAGCGATAGCCCCCCTCCCTGGGGGCAGAAACCCCTACGGCACCGGCTTGGCGCCTACCTTTATAGGGATTAACCCGTATGCCAAAAACCCCGATCTTGCGGCCCAATTTATTGCCTTCTTGATATCGCCTGAGATGTACAAGTTAGGCGCCGAGAAAGTGGGCTTCGTTCCAGCCACAATCAGCGGCATAGAGGCAGCCTCACAAGTACCCTCGATGAGCTGGCTGAGGCCCTTCGTACCTCTCCTTAAGGCCGGGGCAAATGTTACTGATATCCAACGTTTGACCTTAGTCAACAGAGTTACCAACTTCTTTACTGATCTTAGGCCATATTTCATAAACCAGGTGGCCAACTACCTAAGGGGCCAACAAGATGCCGAGACAACGCAACTCAATATATACAATACTTGGCTAAATATAATGAAAGTTTCATGA
- a CDS encoding MFS transporter — MREERRPLAPFESLDKLKLTWAHIKIWYLSGAGFFTDAYDLFIIGAVLTVLTNYVVPGFEELHGPQANLWTGLLASAALWATIAGQILFGVLGDRLGRKYLYGVEAAILTVGAILSALAPNLLWLIAFRTLLGFGIGGDYPISATIMSEYSNVKDRGKLVALVFANQGFGILASIGVALASVALLPPDIAWRVMLGVGALPAMSVIYLRRKIPETPRYSLLVKGDVEEARRAARLLGADITAPVRAEQLGFDKFIANYWKFLIGTTVPWFLMDIALYGTGVFSGAVVTSILGSPTDVLHTIIYQGLPFLVGFPGYFAAAWALDKLGRKPIQNMGFIAMALIYFVVSFIVTQVGGNTVLLAPASIAMALYSLSFFFINFGPNTTTFVLPAELYPTRYRTTGHGISAAAGKLGAAISTFVFPTLIHSWGVSHLFQLLALVSLAGVPLTSFFLVEPKAVSLEVVSGEHKYLRLSEEAVGLRH, encoded by the coding sequence ATGAGGGAAGAAAGACGTCCCCTTGCTCCCTTTGAGAGTTTAGATAAGCTTAAGCTCACATGGGCCCATATAAAGATCTGGTATCTTTCCGGCGCCGGCTTTTTCACGGACGCCTACGACCTCTTCATAATAGGCGCTGTACTGACGGTCTTGACCAATTATGTTGTGCCGGGCTTTGAGGAGCTCCACGGCCCTCAAGCGAACCTCTGGACGGGGCTCTTAGCCTCGGCGGCGCTCTGGGCTACCATAGCGGGGCAGATATTGTTCGGCGTACTGGGGGACCGCCTCGGAAGGAAGTACCTCTACGGCGTTGAGGCCGCTATATTGACCGTGGGCGCCATCCTCAGTGCGCTCGCCCCCAATTTGTTGTGGCTTATAGCTTTCAGAACGCTCCTCGGCTTCGGCATAGGCGGCGATTACCCCATATCGGCGACGATAATGTCCGAATACTCTAACGTCAAAGACAGGGGGAAGCTTGTCGCGCTGGTCTTCGCCAACCAAGGCTTCGGAATCCTTGCCTCAATAGGAGTTGCACTTGCGTCGGTAGCCCTTCTGCCCCCCGACATTGCGTGGAGAGTGATGTTAGGCGTCGGAGCTCTGCCGGCAATGTCAGTCATTTATTTGAGGAGGAAGATACCCGAGACGCCGCGATACTCTCTGCTCGTCAAGGGCGATGTGGAGGAGGCGCGGAGGGCGGCGAGGTTGCTCGGCGCCGATATCACAGCCCCCGTCCGCGCAGAGCAGCTGGGTTTCGACAAGTTCATAGCCAATTACTGGAAGTTCCTCATCGGCACCACAGTGCCCTGGTTTCTGATGGACATAGCGTTGTACGGCACCGGCGTGTTCTCGGGGGCTGTGGTCACCTCCATCCTAGGGAGCCCTACAGATGTACTGCACACCATTATTTACCAAGGCCTACCCTTCTTAGTTGGATTCCCTGGCTACTTTGCGGCGGCCTGGGCCCTCGATAAATTGGGAAGAAAGCCTATACAGAACATGGGCTTTATCGCCATGGCCCTCATATACTTCGTGGTCTCCTTCATTGTGACGCAAGTCGGTGGAAACACAGTCTTGCTCGCTCCGGCGAGCATCGCCATGGCCCTATATTCGCTCAGCTTCTTCTTCATAAACTTCGGCCCTAACACGACTACCTTCGTGTTGCCGGCAGAGCTTTATCCGACGCGTTACCGGACGACTGGCCACGGCATATCGGCGGCCGCCGGAAAGTTGGGCGCAGCGATATCCACCTTCGTGTTCCCGACGCTTATACACAGCTGGGGCGTCTCACATCTGTTCCAGCTGTTGGCGTTGGTGAGCCTCGCCGGCGTGCCGTTAACTTCGTTCTTCTTAGTGGAGCCCAAGGCGGTCAGTCTAGAGGTCGTCAGCGGCGAACACAAGTATCTACGTCTCTCAGAGGAGGCAGTAGGGCTCAGGCATTAG
- a CDS encoding ribbon-helix-helix protein, CopG family, whose translation MNEIKQFDLTYDELFSAPDKEGSIVSVRVHKKVKSVLEELAKREGLEGVSELVRYLIAGYLMGKYNIVRPERRVLVEPIILNINVAKGGKAVVDELDMELAIQEVHRVVQDAEDYIRKLMAGMVIKNPEYINKLNRQLVKAAKTAKRLGLEDVYTKILKIKSQLMVL comes from the coding sequence ATGAACGAGATCAAACAGTTCGATCTCACGTACGACGAGCTTTTCAGCGCTCCCGACAAGGAGGGGTCCATAGTGTCTGTCCGCGTCCACAAAAAGGTGAAGTCCGTCCTGGAGGAGTTGGCGAAGAGGGAGGGCTTGGAGGGAGTCTCGGAGCTCGTCAGATATTTAATAGCAGGCTACTTAATGGGGAAATATAATATAGTGAGGCCGGAAAGGCGCGTCCTCGTGGAGCCCATAATACTCAACATCAATGTGGCAAAGGGGGGCAAGGCGGTCGTCGATGAGCTAGATATGGAGCTCGCGATACAAGAGGTGCACAGGGTCGTGCAAGACGCCGAAGACTACATCAGGAAACTTATGGCTGGCATGGTCATAAAAAACCCTGAATATATCAACAAATTGAACAGACAGCTGGTCAAGGCCGCCAAGACGGCCAAGAGGCTAGGCCTGGAGGACGTCTATACAAAGATCCTGAAGATCAAGTCGCAACTGATGGTCCTCTGA
- a CDS encoding TIGR04053 family radical SAM/SPASM domain-containing protein — protein MDPRKLAAEFDRRPLLVFWESTKACPLACKHCRADAILRPLPGELATWEAKALFEQITEFGKPYPEVIITGGDPLMRMDLFELLDYAKELGLPVSLAPAVSKNLLDAVPELRGRIKSASVSLDGLKATHEEIRGVPGIFDQTLEAIKALLGEGIKVQVNTLVWRKSLQELPDVLKLIYDLGVRVWEVFFLIETGRAVKSLDITPQEYEDVVQFLVDVSRYGVQVRTVEAPFYRRAKRLRAQGMAYSSPLYDRLVSRLRELMGDPQRPLDPAVVPTRDGHGIIFVAYDGTVFPSGFLPYPLGNVRRESLVKIYREHPLLLKMRRGEFGGRCGVCEFRDICGGSRARAFAAFKDPLAEDPACIYIPNKKSN, from the coding sequence ATGGATCCCCGCAAGCTCGCCGCAGAGTTCGACAGAAGGCCTCTGCTGGTGTTCTGGGAGTCCACTAAGGCGTGCCCGCTGGCGTGTAAACATTGTAGAGCCGACGCGATATTGAGGCCGTTGCCGGGGGAGTTGGCCACTTGGGAGGCTAAGGCGCTGTTTGAGCAGATTACTGAGTTCGGCAAGCCGTATCCAGAGGTCATAATCACGGGAGGCGACCCTCTAATGAGGATGGACCTCTTCGAGCTCCTAGATTACGCAAAGGAGCTGGGGCTGCCGGTCTCGCTCGCCCCAGCTGTCTCTAAGAACTTGTTGGACGCCGTACCCGAGCTCAGAGGGAGAATAAAGAGCGCCTCGGTGAGCCTCGATGGGCTTAAGGCGACGCACGAGGAGATCAGGGGGGTCCCCGGGATATTCGACCAGACTCTGGAGGCGATTAAGGCGCTTCTCGGCGAGGGGATAAAGGTCCAAGTAAATACATTGGTATGGCGCAAGTCTCTACAGGAGCTTCCCGACGTCCTGAAGCTCATATATGATCTAGGCGTGAGAGTGTGGGAGGTCTTCTTCCTGATAGAGACGGGGCGCGCCGTTAAGTCCCTCGACATAACGCCGCAGGAGTACGAGGACGTTGTCCAGTTCTTGGTCGACGTCTCAAGATACGGCGTCCAAGTAAGGACCGTTGAGGCGCCCTTTTACAGGAGGGCCAAGAGGTTGAGAGCCCAGGGGATGGCGTACAGCTCGCCCCTATACGATAGGTTAGTCTCTAGGCTAAGGGAATTGATGGGAGATCCGCAGAGGCCCTTGGACCCAGCCGTAGTGCCCACCAGGGATGGCCACGGCATTATCTTCGTCGCATACGATGGGACTGTGTTTCCCAGCGGCTTCCTCCCCTATCCCCTAGGGAACGTGAGGAGGGAGTCCCTCGTCAAGATATACAGAGAGCACCCGCTTTTGTTGAAGATGAGACGGGGGGAGTTCGGCGGAAGATGCGGCGTCTGTGAGTTCAGAGACATCTGCGGCGGGTCTAGGGCGAGGGCGTTCGCCGCATTTAAGGATCCCTTGGCCGAGGATCCAGCTTGTATATATATACCAAACAAAAAATCTAATTAA
- a CDS encoding energy-coupling factor transporter transmembrane component T family protein, translated as MSELGLILYNPLVNWAIALVYMFWGPAAVIYLIFKLIGFRGYMSLFRYVRGESFLYKLDPRVKILFSIVVTTVAAMTVWWISAILFAVIMALYAFTTDVKEKMKIVVPLVLASFIGTAWAQSMIVPYSYLQYDFGEVHFIYAFPQAFSALGITQANGTAYVPFLGYVQSPVGLTWEGFLYGLQITFRAVAAIASGLLLIFTTQPSDILRSLEKSGLPVEFGFTLLLAVSSVPKVLEASMTTLNALRARGVDFRPRGANPLISLINSLRYIVLSLVTIVILTVRDAVQIAIAAEIRGFRASRRRTYYREIKMSRIDYVALVLLIALLIFGVYLSGIPGFGAVPYNP; from the coding sequence ATGTCTGAACTCGGCTTGATACTCTACAACCCACTGGTCAACTGGGCCATCGCACTGGTCTATATGTTCTGGGGACCCGCCGCCGTTATATATTTGATATTCAAACTGATAGGCTTCAGAGGCTATATGTCGCTGTTCAGATATGTGCGCGGCGAAAGTTTCCTCTACAAACTGGACCCCCGGGTAAAGATACTTTTCTCTATTGTTGTGACAACGGTGGCTGCGATGACTGTGTGGTGGATCTCCGCCATATTGTTCGCCGTTATCATGGCCCTCTACGCCTTTACTACAGATGTTAAAGAGAAAATGAAAATAGTCGTCCCCTTGGTGTTGGCCTCATTTATTGGAACTGCGTGGGCGCAGTCGATGATAGTGCCCTATAGCTATCTGCAGTACGATTTCGGCGAAGTCCACTTTATCTACGCGTTTCCTCAAGCCTTCTCGGCCTTGGGAATAACCCAGGCTAACGGTACAGCCTATGTGCCCTTCTTGGGCTACGTCCAGAGCCCAGTGGGACTGACTTGGGAGGGCTTCCTCTACGGCCTACAAATAACTTTCAGAGCGGTGGCCGCCATAGCCTCCGGCCTTCTCCTGATCTTCACTACCCAACCCTCTGACATTCTCAGATCCTTAGAGAAGTCGGGGTTACCCGTGGAGTTCGGCTTCACGCTACTTTTGGCTGTCTCATCCGTGCCCAAGGTGCTTGAGGCCTCAATGACCACGTTGAACGCGCTTAGGGCTAGAGGCGTCGACTTCAGACCTAGGGGGGCCAACCCGTTGATATCTCTGATCAACAGTTTGCGCTACATCGTCTTGTCACTAGTCACTATCGTAATATTGACGGTCAGAGACGCTGTACAGATAGCGATAGCGGCAGAGATACGAGGTTTTAGGGCCTCAAGGAGGCGTACCTACTACCGCGAGATTAAGATGAGTAGAATAGACTATGTGGCGCTTGTATTGTTGATAGCTCTGTTGATCTTCGGAGTATATCTCTCGGGCATTCCAGGGTTCGGAGCAGTGCCATATAATCCCTAA